From Cydia strobilella chromosome 4, ilCydStro3.1, whole genome shotgun sequence, the proteins below share one genomic window:
- the LOC134740764 gene encoding TATA box-binding protein-like 1, producing the protein MATLIQENGISISNHIVPDHEYCEPAREPEPQAVAPPTALDAAAPPDDEETPEIDIMINNVVCSFSVKCHLNLRQIALNGVNVEFRRENGMVTMKLRRPYTTASIWSSGRVTCTGATSEDQAKIAARRYARALQKLGFQVRFQNFRVVNVLGTCRMPFGIRITAFSNKYREADYEPELHPGVTYKLYNPKATLKIFSTGGVTITARSVGDVQSAVERIFPLVYEFRKMRTPEDEEQLRARRAAGKAGGGSGGGGTRAPTAPHPAVAGEHANAWE; encoded by the exons ATGGCTACGCTGATCCAAGAGAATGGCATCAGCATCAGCAATCACATTGTGCCTGACCACGAGTACTGCGAGCCGGCGCGGGAGCCCGAGCCGCAGGCCGTGGCGCCGCCGACGGCGCTCgacgccgccgcgccgcccgatGACGAGGAGACCCCCGAAATAGACATCATGATAAACAATGTTGTGTGTAGTTTTAGTGTTAAGTGCCACTTGAACCTGAGACAAATAGCTTTGAACGGTGTAAACGTGGAGTTCCGACGCGAGAACGGGATGGTGACGATGAAGCTCCGGCGGCCGTACACGACGGCGTCCATCTGGTCGTCGGGCCGCGTGACGTGCACGGGCGCCACCAGCGAGGACCAGGCCAAGATCGCGGCGCGCCGGTACGCGCGCGCGCTGCAGAAGCTCGGCTTCCAAGTGCGCTTCCAGAACTTTCGCGTAGTCAATGTATTAGGAACCTGTCGAATGCCCTTCGGAATAAGGATAACGGCATTCTCCAACAAATATAGGGAGGCAGA ctatGAACCCGAGCTTCACCCTGGTGTCACATATAAACTATATAATCCTAAagctacattaaaaatattctcTACGGGAGGTGTCACAATaacag CTCGCAGTGTGGGCGACGTACAGTCGGCCGTGGAGCGCATCTTCCCGCTAGTGTACGAGTTCCGCAAGATGCGCACACCCGAGGACGAGGAGCAGTTGCGCGCTCGGCGCGCGGCGGGCAAGGCTGGCGGGGGTAGCGGGGGCGGCGGGACGCGCGCCCCGACGGCGCCGCACCCCGCCGTGGCGGGCGAGCACGCCAACGCTTGGGAATga